The Sagittula stellata E-37 sequence TCCAGCCCCGACACGAAGGCCGAGACCTGCGCAGGCACGCCCAGCACACCGAGGATGAAGTTCAGGTAGAATGCCGCGACGAGGATCAGCAGCGTCATCGCCGTGGTCGTCACGGTGGACAACATCGCCTCGCGCAGCATGGGCCAGGTCAGCGACCGGTATGCGGCAGTCAGGATCAGCGCACCCACGACGCCCACGCCCGCGGCCTCTGTGGGCGTGGCGAAGCCTAGGTAGATCGACCCCATCACCAACACGAAGATCGCCAGAGGCGGCAGGAGATCGCCCAGCCGCTTGCGGCGCTCGGGCCAGGGCGCCATGCGCTCCGGTCGTCCGGCCACGGCGGGGTTCAACAGGCTCGCGACGATGATGACCCCCATGAAGGCCAGCGCCAGCACGATGCCCGGCAGGATCCCCGCAAGGAACAGCGCCCCGATGGAGGTGTTGGTGATTGCACCATAGATGATGAGGTTGATCGACGGCGGGATGAGAATGCCCAGCGTGGCGCCGGAGGCGACGCTGCCCGCCACCCAAGCCTCGGCGTAGTTCTGGCGGCGGAAGGTGGGAAAGGCCACCGTCCCGATGGTCGCCGCCGTGGCCACCGACGAGCCGGAGATCGCCGCAAAGACCGTCGAGGCGGCGATATTCGTGTGCAACAGGCCCCCCGGCAGCGGTCGTGTCCAGTCCGCCAGCGCGCGGTACATGCGCTCGGTCACGCCGCCCCGGACGAGGATTTCGCCCATCAGCACGAACAGCGGGATAGCGACCAGCAGGAAGTTGTTCAGCGTGCCCCACATCATCGTCCCGAAAGGCCGCAGCATCGCATCCCCGAAGAACAGCCAGGCGCCGGTCAGCGCCACGGTGAACAGGGCCGTCGCAATGTGCTGTCCGATGAACAGCAGGAACAGCAGCAAGCCAAAGCCGATGGCCGCGCCTTCAATTCCGAGCATCGTCGCTCTCCCCGGTGTGGTCGATGTAGTGGCCGACTTCCTCATCGACGGTGGGCGGGCCGTAGTGTGCTTCGACGGCGCTTGGATCGGTCCGCAGAAGGAACAACGCGTGCAGCGTGGTCAGGCAGGCGACCAGCGCGAAGATCGCCGTCCCCGCCACCCACACCGCTTGCGGCACCCAGAGCGGGGTCTGCAGCGGCGTGTTTGTCACCGCGCCAAAGCGCATGGTCTCGGACAGTTCGCCCCAGGCGTGCCAGGCCATGAACAGGCCAAGCGCCGCAATGCTCGCCTGCGCCAGCACGTGCAGGGCCGCACGCAGGCCCAAGGGGAACATCCGCAGGAAGATGTCGATCTTCGGATGCCCCCGGTTGAGCAGCGTCAGCGACAGGCCAAGCGATCCCACAAATGCCAGAGCATAGCCGCCCAGTTCATCCGTGCCCTGGATCGACGCGCCAAAGACGTCACGACCGACGATATCGACGAAGATCAGCACTGCGAGAACGAGGACCGACGCACCCGCGACAAGCGCGAGTGCGAAGGCCAGTCCCCGGGCAAGGCCCAGTATCCGAACCATGGTCAGTTTACTGCGTGTCGAGCGAGATCGTCAGGCCGCGCGCCGTGCCCACCGTCTCGTTCCACAGGTCCACGCAGCCCTCGTAGGAGGCCTCGCAGCGGGCGCCCCACTCCGGCAGGATCTTCGTCGCGGAAATCTCGGCCACCTTCGCCTTGTCCGCATCCGACACCGGCACCAGCGTCATCTCGTAGGAAGTGTAGATCCCTTCCGGGCATTCTCCACCGGTGGAACATGCCTGCGCCGTACCGTTTGTGGTGATCGCAAGCTCCCACAGGGCGGTTTCGAGATCGGACATGACGGTTTCGAAGGCCGCGCGCTTTTCCTCGTCGAGGCCGTTCAGCCAGTCGAGGTTGACCACATGCGCCTGTACGGAGCCCGACACAGACAGCGGGTAAAGGTGCGTCGTCACCTCCGGCCATTTGCCGGTGTTGGACGACGTGGGCGAGGTCACGCCGCAGGAAGCGACGCCACGCTGAAGCGCCGGGTAGACCTCAGGGAAGGACAGAGTCACGGGCGTCGCACCCAGCTCTTCCAGCAGCATCGACATCGACGCGGTGAAGGACCGCACCTTGAGCCCGTCGAGATCGGCCAAGGAGGACATGTCGGCGCTGCACAAAAAGACCTGGGGACCGAAAGGCCAGATCGCCATGGCCTTGGCGCCGAATTTCTCGCCCAGACGCGCGTTGAACGCTTCTCGGTAGGCATCGACCGCACCTTTCAGGTCGTTCATGTCGGTCGAGACGCCGATCAGGTCGATGCCTTCGAGAAAGGGATCGTCCTTCGCGGCACTGCCGATCTGCACCGTGGCCAGGTCGAAGGCACCGGAGCCCACCAGCCGCAACGCATCGGCAAGG is a genomic window containing:
- a CDS encoding TRAP transporter large permease produces the protein MLGIEGAAIGFGLLLFLLFIGQHIATALFTVALTGAWLFFGDAMLRPFGTMMWGTLNNFLLVAIPLFVLMGEILVRGGVTERMYRALADWTRPLPGGLLHTNIAASTVFAAISGSSVATAATIGTVAFPTFRRQNYAEAWVAGSVASGATLGILIPPSINLIIYGAITNTSIGALFLAGILPGIVLALAFMGVIIVASLLNPAVAGRPERMAPWPERRKRLGDLLPPLAIFVLVMGSIYLGFATPTEAAGVGVVGALILTAAYRSLTWPMLREAMLSTVTTTAMTLLILVAAFYLNFILGVLGVPAQVSAFVSGLEVGPVTMLMLLVVLYLILGCFLDALAMMIATIPIVLPVVTHLGYDSVWFGIFLVMMCELALITPPVGMNLYVTQSVRGRGQVGTVILGVLPFLACILAVVALIAVFPGLL
- a CDS encoding TRAP transporter small permease, which produces MVRILGLARGLAFALALVAGASVLVLAVLIFVDIVGRDVFGASIQGTDELGGYALAFVGSLGLSLTLLNRGHPKIDIFLRMFPLGLRAALHVLAQASIAALGLFMAWHAWGELSETMRFGAVTNTPLQTPLWVPQAVWVAGTAIFALVACLTTLHALFLLRTDPSAVEAHYGPPTVDEEVGHYIDHTGESDDARN
- a CDS encoding TRAP transporter substrate-binding protein, which translates into the protein MPRLSRVSILSLAAAAGLALTAPAEAQSLRWLTQSQESAAQYPAEIAAIEAAGEAGFDVTRNEFQVLGVNLADALRLVGSGAFDLATVQIGSAAKDDPFLEGIDLIGVSTDMNDLKGAVDAYREAFNARLGEKFGAKAMAIWPFGPQVFLCSADMSSLADLDGLKVRSFTASMSMLLEELGATPVTLSFPEVYPALQRGVASCGVTSPTSSNTGKWPEVTTHLYPLSVSGSVQAHVVNLDWLNGLDEEKRAAFETVMSDLETALWELAITTNGTAQACSTGGECPEGIYTSYEMTLVPVSDADKAKVAEISATKILPEWGARCEASYEGCVDLWNETVGTARGLTISLDTQ